The Solanum pennellii chromosome 11, SPENNV200 sequence gttgtggtgttccaagtcacccttttttcttttaaatccctaatcaaaagtaaatgactctttgtttggtCTACGAACCAGAATTTCAGAAAAgaaattctgttgaccgaggggaaggtattaggcatccctcgagtctcgtggttctagcacggtcgcttttattgtcttatacttcttttaactattttttggatatattttatatgCTATAGTTTTgctcatatttttattgttgaatttttattagTCTTAAACCGAAGCATAACTGCTTTCTTGATCTTGACGTTTAGAGGCATAACTGTCTTCGTCGCATTTCACCTAATAATTGTCTATAAGTCTTATGTTAAATTGAAtgaaaatcaatattttatggACAAGGTGCGTCACCGCATCCTTGAATCATTCTTTTTATTGTATCAAGAAAAATGTGTAACcacattcttaattaaaatcaatattttttaacatgCGTAAAACACATCTAATGTTATAAGacaaatatcaaattatatttttatttgttttatcttaaaattaatGGCAAAATTAGACATACACATATTGTAATTTCTTATTAATCTAACaaaaaaagtgatgtttttaATATTAGATAAAGTTGACTAAACAAACTATTAGAATAATTTTGTTGGACATTTAGTTGATTTTGGTTGGACATGAGAGCTATTTAATTGATAACAACATGTGGtataaagatgaaaaataaagggaaatttttcaaaatgtcaatattttaacatttaagagggctcattagcaacactttcaatatttagtaaaaatgtcaaaattttaatttgttatgtatcttatttatgtttttattatttgtttttatttaaagaatagaattatttaaaaactcaagggagagaatattaaaaaaaaaaaaggtaaagatcacttaattttttcattagttacattttcaaataaaattcaaactttgttcttttttttcctccataatcttattcttttttttattagttttgtattcattccaataggtatgccaaatgaatttataattatctaagaaacatatttgtattcatatattttttttcatgtgtatttatttgtttatacgaaaattttgtatttcgtattcatttcaatatgtattttattcgtatttctatttattctctagtttttatttagaatattgtataataatatataaaatacaaaaaagtagtACGGTGAAAAAGTGAGACAATAGTTTTTAGAGAAGGAACATATCACTTAAAATTCTCATCattaacaatttcaaaaaaaaaaacaactttttcATTCTATTAGATCAACTTTCCTttgttatgttttcattttaattgtgtaccaatattttttacattttatgtgctcactttaccattcaaattaaaattaattttttttctttcaaactacAAATTGTATTTCGGTCATCAAAATTGTATTACTTgattaccatatatatatatatatatataNNNNNNNNNNNNNNNNNNNNNNNNNNNNNNNNNNNNNNNNNNNNNNNNNNNNNNNNNNNNNNNNNNNNNNNNNNNNNNNNNNNNNNNNNNNNNNNNNNNNNNNNNNNNNNNNNNNNNNNNatatatacatatatatatatatatatatatatatatacatatatatatatacatatatatacgtatctcaatatgtatgaatatgatttatgaaaggGTACAAGACTTTTGGTGGGAAATAGCATGCTTGCTGGAAATAATAAATCTGTTGAGGAAGgatataatattctaaaaaaataaatacaaattgactatgaaagaaataagaatacGAAATTCTGGAAAACATATAGCAtacatagtaaaataatataatcagtatacaatattctaaaaaaaatacaaattaactgTTGAAAAACAGGCATATgtttaagaaatacaaattcatatgagatagtataaatagtgaaaatgatataatcagaatacaatatttcaaaaaaaatataaattgactgttaaaaaataggaaacatctatgcttaagaaatacaaattcatatgagATACGTATTTGAATgactacaaataaaaaagaaatacaatgttcttaataaaaatacaaatgatgagtaaaagaaaaataattgactaacaaaaattaatatcaatattattcTGATATGAATACAATTTCGCGACCTTCTTCTTTGACTatctctttcttcttcgtcTGCTATGTTCCTTTTTTCCAATTCTTTTCACCAAATTCAAATCTGAATCTGTGTTTATGGTGAATTAATAACCCTATaagcaaaatttgaaattattaaatatgaatatacaaaaaaaattaaacaatatattatgtatgaatgtctcaaatatgaaaataaaatcataaaaatagtgtttcaaatactaaaatttcgaaataaataaatatttgatgaatatgttaacaaactcatataaaaataacgaaaaaattgtaatacatacaatccaaaattcaacataattttttattttaaaaaaaagtcttaTGAAATGTCgcaaaataaaagatgattaTGAAAATACCTTTATGTATTGAGAGATTTCTTGAATTAATCGATAGATCTGAACAAATTGATATgaacttgaatatttaattcttcttcaacaatgagagacaataatggtgaaaatggtaaaagagaaaaaaaatttgaaaatcttaaagatggaaataaatttaatgataCTAAAGTCTAGAAGAAGTCTAAATGGATAGTGAATATATTTAATGTTGGactgttttgagaaataaaaggaaagacaaataatagtatttacaaattattttttaaatattgacattttgacgttttgactaaatattttaaagtgtatatatttttactaattaagttaggaATTGTGACTACTTTactaatttttccaaaaataaatgtatatagaattataaatagaaaatattgcAATATTATTGTAGTAGAATCAAATACACATAAAATTTGAGCAAACTTCATGACAAAGAACGAAAGTATTAGATAATcatgaaaatcaaattatataaaaagttaaattgTACCTCTTGCAAAATCAATTTACGAAAAGGAAGCAATCCTAATAAGGAACCTCGAAATCACGAAAGTAAACCCCAACCTCAACCTTAATCTTTATTTgtgaatgaataaaaaataaaaataaaataatacgaGAGTGAATAAGGATATCATTGTACTACGTGTGAATAAGTATGGTGTTGACTAATGTGGAGTTGTGATATTTTTGGTGTTAGGAAGATTATTGGATTTtgtatgtgtgtgtttgtgtgtgttgtTGCATGTGTATGTTTCTGTTTTttgctctttttcttttatttttctgctGATTGTTTTTCAACcccccttttcccttttttgttgGTGTAATATGGATAGTAATGCAAGTGTGTAGTAGTGTATAGGAGTGGGGTAGTGGGGTtgaggtagtggaggttaaggtgGGGTAGTGGGTTGGGTAGTAGTGAAGTTAAGGAAggttattattaataattaatataaaattataataataagaatattagctaattataaaaataaataataattgaatagctaatataaaaattataattaagaaatattagttttttattaaatcaagattaaaatatattttgctgttttcaaatctttaaaataaatttactaaaataagacaaaattaaaatatctaacttaaacataaaagaaatgtttaagaaataaaacatAGTGTAAAATCTTATGTCTGGTCAAAATAACATTactagtttattatttaatgaaggtataatttcatttaattattgtgtgtaactatattttaatatatttgctATTAAATATGGGATCCATACTTACTATATACTGAAACAAAAATGAACAATTTcatatataacaaacataaaaatcatatttttatgcaATAACTatactttgcataattgcgcttcattaaaaacataaatatgtatattttgctgaacatatacaaaagaaaacagttgtataatttgtttctatttcggtatacatatacaaaagatcaattgtataatatgtgtttatataaagcgaaaaagacaaaagaaaactggATAAGGAAAGATcgtatttgtataatcataagtgtaaaggacgaaaatatatgaatttatatttgtatataccattttctctcgctttatacaaacacaaatgcaaTGTATACATTTGCGTTTGTATAAAGTAAGAGTGGCGAGCAAGATCTGGGAGTtgggaacgaaaatatatgtatatatacaattttctctcagtttatacaaacacaaacgcattttatacatttgtgtttgtataaaagcaaGAGAGACGAGGGAGGCTACAGGCGAGAACGAGAGTGGCGGGCGAGATTCACCCGAAAAGAGGCGAAAGAGCAACAATTTGCTATagatacaattaaatcaaactatgtttatagaaaataatttaaattaataatttgttattatatacaattttcccaacaAAAATAGTCTTTCTGGCTTTTGTATActcatttatacaaatacaattttatCTCTCCTCTCTTCATTATTCTCTCCTAAATCACTCATACacatacaatttgaatttaaaatttactctCTCCCTCTTAATCGTGATTTTCCTATTACAGATAACCGTTCAAATTTTTCTTGGGTTTAACACAACATTTTGAAGTCAATGCAGGATCTATTGCAAAATCTAGAGAAATGGAAGaggaaaaatatattcatgAGTTGAAATCTGAGAAAAAAATAACCTAATAGTATTGAAGCAAGTTACCAATAATGCTAATGCAAACGACATCGAAATAGTTGAAGGAGGACACAATAGGAAAGCCAAAAATCACAGATATTCGTATAAACCCTAAATGTATAtagtaatttatatatttagtagttattatttatacacatacaaaattgtgatttaatttcatatatacataactACATTGAGgcgtatttatatatttgtatatttaagtcatatattcatatagatatacaatttataattatatacaaatacagatagttctatatttattaaaatatttgtatgcTTATACATATGAATATACTTGTATATAgtaattaatttgtatatatcattttttctcgctttatacaaacacaagtgcaATGTATACATTTGCGTttgtataaagagagagaggcgagtgagagtGGCTAGCGAGATATGGGAGCGgagaatgaaaatatatgtatatatacaattttttctcactttatacaaacacaaacacattttatacatttgtgtttgtataaaagcaaGAGAGACGAGGGAGGCTACAGGCGAGAAAGAGAGTGGCGGGCGAGATTCACCCGGAAAGAGGCGAAAGAGCAACAATTTGCTATagatacaattaaatcaaactatgtttatagaatttaatttaaattaataatttgttattatatacaattttcccgaCAAAGATAGTCTTTTTGGCTTTTGTATACtcatttatacaaacacaattttATCTCTCCTCTCTTCATTATTCTCTCCTAAAATCACTCATACacatacaatttgaatttaaaatttactctCTATCTCCTAATCGTGATTTTCCTATTGCAGATAAccattcaaaattttcttggGTTTAACACAACATTTTGAAGTCAATGCAGGGTCTATTGCAAAATCTAGAGAAATGGAAGaggaaaaatatattcatgAGTTGAAATCTGAGAAAAAAATAACCTAATAGTATTGAAGCAAGTTACCAATAATGTTAATGCAAACGATATCAAAATAGTTGAAGGAGGAAACAATAGGAAagccaaaaacaacaaaaaatcacaGATATTCGTATAAACCCtaaatgtatataataatttatatattttatagttaTTATTTATACACACAAAATTGtgatttaatttcatatatacataactATATTGAGgcgtatttatatatttgtatatttaagtcatatattcatatagatatacaatttataattatatacaaatacagaTAGTTCTATATTTAGttctatatttataaaaatatttgtatgcTTATACATATGCATATACTTGTATATAGTAATTAATTTGTATAAACATTGGTGTTAGTATCGTAGTAGAACTCTTTTGggtaaaatattttactaaaagaTGATTAGTGTGAATCACGAGGTTCTGTAAATTTCTACTATCGTATTTAGCGTTCATGTAccaatttgttaaaaaaataatatttgtataatttttttttttttaaaaagaagacaTATACAAATCTAAGACTCCATAGCAAACTAAACTATAGTGTCATGCAGCGTAATAAAATACACTATAGTTATGAAACATTATTTGCTTAAATGTAGTTTCATACATGAAATTTAccctaaaatataaatgtagTATAatgtattaaataaaattcgATTTTTTcgttaacaaaaaaaattacttaaacatCAATAATCGAactaaattattgagattttaaatttgaatttgaaaccGACCGTCGATTTTTTGGGTACATTATACCCAACCCTACTTAGCACTACAAATGTTTTCCATAAATATGAAGGTAAATACATTGGAAAATTATTTCACATTATATTTTCACGCACATGTTAAAAAGTGGttatgtatctttttttttctcttgataAACATGTTGACttacaattctttttttatttttaacttttgcaAACTAAAGTGTTTTGTTCTCTGGAAGCAgctttatatattatatatattgctttTATCTctgtattttttcatttttgtaagTTGTATTTTGCTTCCCAGAGTATACTTTATAGGAATTGTTAAATACTTATCAAAGGTAGCAAAGTCAaaggattttaaaattttatttaagttaatatggagttatattttataatagaatTGTCGTTTATACAATTTATTTGTGCTACTCACATAAAAATATGgaataaattcaataattattgGACTTAAGCCCATATATAAGTCCACCTTAGTCCATAAAGGTCCTTTGCAAATTAACTAGCCCATATATTTGCTTTTCGATTTTACTTTTCgatattcaaaacattttatttgaaatctcattagatatatatatatacacataatacaGAGGATGAAACGAAATAAATAggcaaaaaatattaaataaaaatcaagatCATCAATATCAACCTCTTATCAAATCGCAGTTACCTTTTGCTTTATTACTAAAATTGACATGAAGCTTACCttttaaaaacctttaaaacaaGTAGAGAAACAGTCAATCGaaatcaataatatcattaacaaccttttattaaatcaaatgatgaagaaagAGTCAATATCGGCGACCTGAAAAACTTTAAAACAAATAGAGACACAATTTATCAGAATCAACACAAGCAATATTATCAAattgaatgatgaagaatggtCTACAGGGGCGACCTGAGAACATATGTGTCACATTTATAAACGATAAATTGCTACAAACAAAATATGCACATACATATGTTCTCAAATCAACCCTATTGAACACATCCACATATTGTTTAACTCCCATCTTTTTATGTGAATTAAtaaagacatatatatatatataggaaaaagGTGTACACATTGTACTACAATTAGTACTAGTACTTCAATTCCAggacaatttatttttcttcatatgaTGTCTTTGTCTATAAAGTACTACTACAAACTATTGTACTCACTTATTTGTACtacaaaaataattgttatataCTACATCCGACTCTTTCTATATGTCACTTTTTGGATTTTAAGAGTTaaacaagtttattttttatcgtaagtttttcatagatcttttaaacattttgaattatcaattttgTGAAtcatagtactttttacgtaatttacaaatatataaatttcatttcaaaaaaattgaagattccaTGCGCAAATTTCCAGTCAAACTTAAACTGTTTGactctcaaaatataaaagGTGTCATATAAATTAGGATAAAGGAGTATCAATCAAGTCACGTTATTTCTTATACTCGataatctatttatttatttattagattaATTAAATCTCTTAATTGTAGACACCCTTTATATGACCTaataattattgttttaatattgattttatatatatagcttaaagtttgtattattatttttctccgtctcaatttatatgatataatttaacttgatgtaaaatttatgatgtttaataaatgataaatatttgtgAGATCCTTAATAAGTCTCAATGTTCtgaagccaaaaaaaaaaaaccattcaAAAAAATGTAACTTTCAATGCTCAATTGTCtcttaatgtttatttttcttttatatttattgttttattcttttcttttttttgtcaaCTTCTATTTTTCgtgttctttatttatttttttggataatgcacaagtatccctcaatctatgtccgaaatATCTgaaacacacttatactatactaaggtcttattaccccctaaatttattttataaataattttccatcccttttcgtcctacgtgacactatcttgtgggcccaacatgtgttgacatttttgttcaaactagtgtcacgtaggccaaaaaggggtagaaaattatttattaaataagtttataggggtaataggatcttagtatagtataggtgtgtctctgagatttcagacATAGATTGAGGAGGGTACttatgattttttcttttttttttctatttctttattttgtttcatttttttttcttttctcttttttttggtgGAGCTTAACTTCTTGTTTGGAAATCATTGTACTAATAAGTAATAAGTCTTAACTCTAAGCCAATAATTATAGAGTATAATCTCATAAATCAAGATTCTTGTCCATGTGGTGCAACTTATTCATTGGAAGTCCTTTGAGCTAAATCTTGGCTCTAAGCAAGAGTTATAGTGCGCGCATATGATAAATCAAGATATAATGTGGTAGcgtcaaattttatatatgagaCGTAACTTATTGTACTAAAGTTGTTAGTCAAAGTCTTGCCTCTAAAACCAGAGTTATAGAGCATctaataaattaagaaataatgtgGTAATATCAAGTCTTACCTATGAGGCGTAATTAGTTGTTTTAAATTCTTGATCTAAGTCATGCCTTTTAAGACAAAGAGTATAGAGTTAATTCAAGTTTTCTATTTTTCACAAACTTAATGTGTTACCCtctttcaaatatttctttgcTTGGATGAAAGACTTTTTTTGTTTactacaaataatattaaatattgtcAACACATATACGTATTTTGACATTCTTTTTATCGAATGAGAAATTATGGCTATAAATTATTATACCTAGCCTAGCTAAGGAATTGATTTTCACCAACATCAACAACATAGATTTGCAAACTAACCAAtgattttaattaacttttgaaaatgaaagaaatgaaattaagataaaatattacTTTCAATTTTTGAGATGATTGATTTACAAATAGAGCCTCCAATAACATTTACTATTGTTGTTGGTATTTCTACCAAAATGGTAACTCCGATGATAAAGAATGGAAAAATTATgcgaaaaaataaatatgtactAGTTAGTTAGCTAATATAGTAATAGTTTGAATTAATTATGTGGCCCCAACTTAATTTTAGTTGCAATTACGTCACTTGTCCTCTTTTATACATATACAGATTCAAATTATGCACATATATAGAATTATAtgacatatatacaaatacaattagcCTCTCTCCACTCTCTTCCCTTTCtcgctctcctctctcctctctctcccaatctctctccCAATTTCGCTTgccaaatataaatacatatttatatcaattttatatatatatatatatacacatacacacacaatTCACATCTTTCAACTTTCCACCCTCTTTCGCTCACCTTTCTCATCCTTCTTCCAATTGCGCTCTCTCCTTAAACTTGCTCAccagatatacaaatacatatgtataccagttacatatatacaattatttaacagATTTACATATACAATTCGACATATATACGTATACAATTCGTCTCTCGCTATTCTCTCTGCTCTCTCGCTCGCCTAtttcctccctctcccaatctcactcacctctctccttcctctagCATGTAGCTACGAACTGTAATTAACAAACTATATccataaaacataattaagttatttttgaatGCTTATATACGAAAATTCTCCATAAAGAATTCATAAAGCCCAATTAATACTTTATTGCTCTAAAATGAACCTAAACAAAAGTTCGATTAGGACGCGTGCTGTAATCATATAATTCAATTGTACCATATTTTGGGTAAACAAATTAGTCTCTCATAAACAAATCTATAAATTCTTTGTACCAATTGTCTTTATCTTGGGGTGGTCtttaatttatcctttattttttacCCTATTGctcaattgatatatatatatatatatatatatatatacatatatatatatatggactTAAACGCCCTTATCTATGACCTAATTTCACTAGGTATAACTATAGAGAACTTTTCTCCCGCTAGACATAAGTTTTGTAGGAATTAGGTACCGTATAAGTTGTGTACTATTTCTATTACCTAATTTCACTAGATATAAGCTAGCTTAGAAAATTTTAGTCTTACTCAACATAAATCGTGTAGAATTAGATAATGTTTTTTATGACATAATTTGAGTTACAAAATTGAAACTTTGTATCTATCGATATAAATACCTGATGTATGTCTTTTACGACATAACTTGTGAGTTTTGAAATGAACGTTTGTGTCTATCAAACATAAGTTTCATAGATATATGTCTTTCCCTATACTTTTGTTTCCTAGAAAGTCaaaattcatattcacatttagTGTTAGGATATACACTCCTCATCAATTGATATACAACACCCcctttacataattaattatcatggttttaattttagaaagagataaaaagaacaaattgatttaaagttaattaacacTATTATTGCTCCATTATGAAATGTTCACTAATCAACATTCTAATTCTTCTTGATCAATCCTTTCATGATACAATCTCTTCTTCCCACATAAACTTACTCCAAATAACTTTACCTTATCACTCTTTGGCTCTTCATGATCTTCAATATGTACTTGGCGATGATGATGATTCAGACCTCCATTAAGTAAAAACACACGGGATTTTTCCTCAACCGGTTTGACATGATTTTGAATGAAGTAGATAATGTCATTGTAGAGATTCTTCATATGTGTGAGTTCAGATAATAGTACAATGTTTCTTTTCCTTAGCCTTTCATTGTCTTGTGTGAGTGCTAAAAGAATATCATGATCAACACTACTACTAGGGTTTTGTATTTCTTGGTGACAGATACTTCTTGTGATATGTTCTTGGTAGGGTGTCAAATGATGTAATTGTTGAGGTGTGCTCTTTCTTCTTTGGATCTCACAAAGTAAgtgtttttgtcctttcttgaaaTGTTCATTTGCAAATTCCCATCTCTCTGCAACTATCTTCTTAAATCCCtgaaataatataagaaatgaGATATAGAAATTCGATAGACATAACACATAATAAACATACCTTCAATTTGCATCAGCTAATAATTATGTCCTCCAACTTTAGGTATATgcataagtagacacttaagtttatataaagttgaacaaatagcgTCCTACATGATGTATCACACAAATTGTCACGTATGATGCATGTATCTAcctgttcaactttatacaaaattaagtgtttatatatgcatatccaaagttaaaatacattaatGTCAGTTGAGACTAAATTGAATTGCTAGTGTGTATTATGTCCTTTTGATATAAAGAACTTCTTTGTAGAATCATATGGTGATTTGGCTTATTGAATTAGTGAAATCCAACTAGAAGGTGTTTCTCTTACTTGTCCCCTTGCTATTTGTAGGCCCAAGAAAATGATTTTGGAAAGCAAATCATTGTGCTTGGAGAAATTTTTTGTCACCATCATCATTATTACTAAAATCTACTAGGTTTTGGTTGAActccaccaaaaaaaaaatagagaaatattgTTATCTTCTTAACCATATAAAGTTTCCATAAACCAAAGaaaatgattatgttgtaagaaaATATGCCTCATCTCCCAGACATATAATgaaaaactagaaaataaatatgtacatGATGTGGATGAGATATCCTTTCTTGGATATTTccttctatttatttatttatttattcattttattcattcattcattatatgGAATATATTCTTAACTGAATTTTTTAAATGGTCTAATTTTCACCTATTATTTGAAACAACAAAGCAAACTAAACATGATAATTTCTAGCCTAAGATTCTCCTTTCAAGCAATACTAAGCAATGTATTTCATTATCCTTAATGTATTTCAGTAAAAATCCAAACATGGGTTGTGTAAGAGTGATAATGTATGTATTTATCCTTAATCATAAGTTTTGGGTTCGTGCATTTCTGGTACGAATTATTTTTGTTGGGAGGCACTTTATTGTCAATGTGCacgaatttgaatttaattgaaCCCCGTGGATAACAGACATCAAgtgaaaaaaacaaaactaaaactgACAAGGGTTATGTTGGAGtgtcatttcttcttttttaaccACAGGTTTCAAATTCATATACTGCTAGTTACAAAGTCATCTCTGTTAGAAAACACTCCAGCGTCAATGTTCgtaaatctaaatttaattgaaaCGTTGTGGATAATAGACACCGGgtgaaaaaattttaaaaataaaactaagtagtaaaagatagaaaaagaaaagaaactcttAAACATAACTTCATTCTTGGTAAGTTTGAGAGAtcaaaagacaaaaaagaaaagaaaagataagaGGGTATAGTATATAGACTTACATAAGTATTGAGTTGCCTAACAAAGCTGGAGAAATTGTTGTGTTTAAAGTAGTTGGGAAGAAGATCTT is a genomic window containing:
- the LOC107004387 gene encoding heat stress transcription factor B-4b-like, which codes for MASSSTCGDQEMIFTMQKAMVAPFLTKTYQLVDDPSSDHIVSWGEYENTFVVWRPPEFAKDLLPNYFKHNNFSSFVRQLNTYGFKKIVAERWEFANEHFKKGQKHLLCEIQRRKSTPQQLHHLTPYQEHITRSICHQEIQNPSSSVDHDILLALTQDNERLRKRNIVLLSELTHMKNLYNDIIYFIQNHVKPVEEKSRVFLLNGGLNHHHRQVHIEDHEEPKSDKVKLFGVSLCGKKRLYHERIDQEELEC